Genomic DNA from Oncorhynchus clarkii lewisi isolate Uvic-CL-2024 chromosome 28, UVic_Ocla_1.0, whole genome shotgun sequence:
cttgggtatgacgctacaagcttggcacacctgtatttggagagtttctcccattcttctttccagatcctctcaagctctgtcagattggatggggagtgtcgctgcacagctattttcaggtctctccggagatgttcaatcgggttcaagtccgggctctgggtgggccactcaaggacattcagtgacttatcccgaagccactcctgcgttgtattggctgtgtgtttagggtcattgtcctgttggaaggtgaacctttaccccagtctgaggtcctgagcactatggagcaggttttcatcaaggatctctgtgctttgctccgtttatctttccctcattcctgactagtttctcccagtccctgacgctgaaaaatatccccacaacatgatgctgccaccaccattcttcaccgtagagatggtgccagttttcctcccGACGTGACACTTGGCACGTTTTTCTGTTTTCAGAGATTCCTTTTCACCTTTTAGCTGTGCCTTGGTTAAAGGTCAATATTCTCTATCCTTGTATCAAAAAAGTGTATTTATAACAAATAAATGCAGTAAAGTTGACACCAGCTTCCATTGCTATGCGATTTACTTTTGTAAGTGTGTTTTCTGAATATGCTGAAGATTTCTAAATGTCCATGATCCTTATTGATGATGCTGAGATTCAGAATACTTTTTGTTCGCAATTATAACTTGGTATCCCTCATAACTATTGCCACTGGAGGTTCTGTTGAGGCTTGCTGCAGAAGTAACCCTGGAAATGTTTTTAATTCCCACCAGGGTTGTCCCCAAAATGGTAcgctgttccctatgtagtgcactacttttgaccaggtctaATAGTAGCGCACTACAGGGAATACCTTACCCAGGAGTCTTTTCTCAGAATTTGTTGAGAACCAAGTGTTCCCACAACCTCTGGGTTAATAACGCCAGGGGATATACAAGAACCTCTGTTACACGTTTCCTCAGAAATACATACTTAATTTAATGAAGGTACTGGTGTCTTCATTCAACTCTCTCCAAACTTGCCGCGTCCTTTATATGTTCTATGCTACAGAAACATGCTCTAAACACAAACATTgaggttaacatgtttattgaaaGCACAAAATTACAACAGAGTAACTAACGTAGGCTATAAATGATTTGTAACAAACCAAACAAAAAGCAATAGCAGCATATCTCATCACATACTTCTGACTTGCTGTCAGGAATAGTTTGACATATAATAAATACAGACAATACATCAAACAAAAGAGAACTTCCTTTCAGACAAATGAAACAATGACCTCACATGAAGAGGGTGGTGTACGTGCAGAGAGTTGGGAGAAAAAACTGTCCCaaaaaaaacatctgctaaatcaGAAGACCTGCAGAGACCAGTAGAGGTAGACGAAGACAGAAACTCCCCCAAAACCAAACAGGGGCTTGGATGAGCAGTGATATGTTTGTGCCTGGCCACCAGATGCATACTTGTGGAACTTTAAGCATTTCCCCAATACCCATTGAGGAAATGTCAATGAGAATACCTTCCGAAACTGTCAACatgttgaatgaatgaatggctGTGTTGTTTCATTTACTGTGCACGGGTCCACCTGGTTGAATGAATCAAAAACAGATTCTGAAGACCCTGAACTGGGTTTGGCAGAGCTGGAGACCTGTGGTCTTCAGAGATGGAGTTATTTAGTCAGAAACACAAATGTATACACTGTTGCCCTATTTACAATCAGAAAATAGGAAACATAAACAATCTAAAAATGACAAATGGTCCATACTTGTAAGCACATACGCATTTTGAATAAATAAGGTGTGATACGTCACGTAAATAAATTAAGAGtaattacataaaaaaaaaaaatgtgtgcttATTTGAATGAGTGTGTATTTATACGTGTTTGTAAAATAAAGTCAGTATATATGATGTGGATGTGTGTAGGTTTGAGGGCACCTATATGTGTGTTTAAGCGGAGTAAAAAAGACTCTGTATATGTGTCAatgcgtgtgcatgcatgtgccTGTGAATGTGGGTCAGAGTGTCCATGATTTAGAGCTCCAGCTGGCACTCTAAGCCGGGTAGATAATTGGACCCTAGAATCTTCTTCCCATTCCAGGAggacacacaccaacacctgGCATGGGGTCCCACCAGAGACGACTCACACTAGAACACAACAGAAGAGGGGGCAATATATTCAATTACATGGATCAACTTCACTGCATTGATAAATGTTTTCCTGGTCagatcacactatctaccactaATGAGCTAATGCTATTGCTAAACAAACCTACAGCTCAGGTGCTATGCCTTACCTGCTTGGCCTTGTAGAAGCCATGTTTGTCACAGTTGGGTAGGTAGAAGTTGGTGAACTTCTCTCCTAGTTCCTGCTGAGAGCTGGTTATCTTGTCCAGAGCTGCATGCAGCTCAATGTGGCAGGGACCCTGGGGACAAGACAAAGAACAGTCAACATCTGATAcaaaacatactgtataataAACACAGCAAGATGGACATAGAATACgttatgaaatcaaatcaaactttatttgtcacatgcaccgaatacaacaggtgtatttataccttcctgtgaaatgcttacttacaagccattaaccaacaatgcagttcaagaaagagttcaGAAACTATTTAACAAATAAaccaaagtaaaaaataataaaaagtaacacaatatagtaacaataacgaggctatacacaggggataccggtaccgagtcagtgtgagggggtacaggttagtcgaggtaatttgtacatgtaggtagaggtgaagtgactatgcttagataataaacagagcagcagcagtgtaaaaacacatggagggggggtcaatgtaatagtctggtggccatttcattaattgttcagcagtcttatggcttgggggtagaagctgttaaggagcttttTGATCCAACACTAAGTTGTTATATCTGACTAAGAACATTCAATTGTCATGTGTTAAAATGCTAAGCAAATTTAATCTCAAGGGAGTAACATTTTCTCACTGAGTCTGGGTGGTTTTTGTTAAAAGGGCAACAGCTTCCTCTGGTGGCTAGGAGCTAAATAGTCTTGAACTCTAAATTAGGTTCTCTCCACTAAGCTACATCTGAAGAAGAAGAAAGTAAGTCCGGGGCCATATAAAGCACCTGATTTAGGATCAGCCCTTACGAAAAcagattgcagtcagagtgcagtataactgcagtattcTGCAAATACTGTGTTCAATATACCAGTGTTTTTTGCtggagtttgctgcactgaaagtaaaggggctgaataattttgcacgcccaatttcagtttttgatttgtaaaaaaagtttgaaatatccaataaatgtcgttccacttcatgatagtgtcccacttgttgttgattcttcacaaaaaaatacagttttatatctttatgtttgaagcctgaaatgtggcaaaaggtcgcaaagttcaagggggccgaatactttcgcaaggcactgtatgtaagttGTTCCACCATTACAGTCTGAAGACCTACCGAACTTTGACAGTAAGTCAGATCAGGGACTTGACTTTCACTGGGTGGGTTATGTCCACTCCCTCCCACACATTTTGAAATTGCATTTTTTTCACCCCCAGATTTATCATTGCAATGTGATACAAAAAGCGGCaacagtgtgctttaggaccatgcggacgcctccgagcagttgggtaggctgtttggagtgtacAGCCTGCTGGATTTAGGACCTCGTGGACACCACAGAGCGGgctgacaggctgtgtgaaggcaaagctGCTGGAAGGCTGGCTGGACCAGCTTGAGAGAGTTGAGTATAGTTCAGTGTGTATGTTGTTGCACTCTTTCACCGAGTTGTAAAAGCATgcagagcagaaactggctactATTTAGGTAAGGTAGTTGTTTAACTTAAGATTTTTTTTACTAGTGTTTATTTGCAGTGCTGAGCTAGTATTGTAACTGACATGTAACGATAGCTAATGTTTTTTTCCCTCTCGACTGAGATGAATGAATAAGCTATGCTAGCTACCACAGCCAGGTCAGCTCTAGCCTCCAGTTCTGTCAGACAGCGATATGAGGTggatattattattatgtaaCAGCTGTTGTTTGTATGAAAATGTTTTGCAGCCTTTGTTTGTCCCGTTTCAGAAGTAATTTAACTTGGCTAGCTATCGCCAGTTGATGTACCGTTAGAGAGAGCTTCCAAAAGTTGTTGAAAGTTAGCTATTCTTTTTGCCTCAAACGCGAAACCATCGGCCAAACGATTGAATATTGATATTCTGACGTTTTTTTCAGTGCAATGTGAATAAAATAGTCAGTATGGCAATGTAATGTTagtttccctagctaattccctacttttcacacaGGCATAGTAATAAATGGCTCTAACGTTACATGCTTCACTGCCAAGGTGCACAGTAGAGGTCTGCACAGGACTGATTTCGTCATCCCACTTCCACACCTGCTTGCTTTCTGTCCGACTCCCACCCGCTACTGAAAGAACTGGTCccaaacccaaccacagtccAGCTATTTTATTTTAGGTGTATATGATGCAGCTCACTTGCCAGCCATGGTCCCAGCAATTCTGCAACATATAGGCAATACCAAATGCACAAAAATAACTTAAGAAATAGGTTAAATTACCCGAGATTCTCACATGGCCCTTATATTGTAGTACTAGGCTATGTCAGCCAATTTGCTAGATGTAGTTTGAAGAGAGCAGAGTTGGGTGATCAATATTTATGGCTATTTCTAGgcaatgtagtaaactatagcctaATCATAGGTCTATTTAGGAAGTCAATTTAACTGCCCCCATGCCCATGCATAGGCTACGGCCTACTCTATTTAATTGAGACTACAAGCGCACCTGATTTCGCAGGTGTGGCTACTGAACTGGAAGCAGCAAGAATGATGAGCGGCACTTGCTAAAATTTGGCATTGGCCTATAGGACACAGCCTACCCTTTAGGAGGACCATTTGCAGGCAGAGGCAAATAAATGGGTAATCAGtacttattgaaaatgaaaaggtTCAACGCTAGCTCACGACTTAGCCTATGTGCCCGGTATGCCTTTTCCTTTTTAATAATGATTACATTTTTTGATTGTACTTTTGACACACGTTTGTTGAACGCCCTCCACTTCTTGCCATTATCAAGATTTATTTACAGACACTGTAGTAAACTACAGTCTATGAAATATACTTAACTATAATTATTCACTGCCATGGGATTAACCGCCCATGTAGGCAGCCTACTCTATTTCAATGAGACCACACATACTAGGTGCACTTGAACTCTCACGCCCAACTAGGAGGGTTAGACTACTGAAGTTGAAGCAGCAAATTCTGTGTGaataatgcaaaaaaatatatgctTTTAATACAACAGGTAGGCTAACGCATGCAAAGCAGAAAGAGGATCGTTTCCAAATAATTTGTGAGaactaaaaaataataattctgaacCCCACTCCCACTCACAGCTTGAAAAATGCTGACAGCACTGCAATGATCACAGTCAGGAACTGCAGGTCCCGCAGGAATCGCAtgggaatatacagtgccttgcgaaagtattcggcccccttgaactttgcgaccttttgccacatttcaggcttcaaacataaagatataaaactgtattattttgtgaagaatcaacaacaagtgggacacaatcatgaagtggaacgacatttattggatatttcaaactttttaacaaatcaaaaactgaaaaattgggcgtgcaaaattattcagcccctttactttcagtgcagcaaactctctccagaagttcagtgaggatctctgaatgatccaatgttgacctaaatgactaatgatgataaatacaatccacctgtgtgtaatcaagtctccgtataaatgcacctgcactgtgatagtctcagaggtccgtcaaaagcgcagagagcatcatgaagaacaaggaacacaccaggcaggtccgagatactgttgtgaagaagtttaaagccggatttggatacaaaaatatttcccaagctttaaacatcccaaggagcactgtgcaagcgataatattgaaatggaaagagtatcagaccactgcaaatctaccaagacctggccgtccctctaaactttcagctcatacaaggagaagactgatcagagatgcagccaagaggcccatgatcactctggatgaactgcagagatctacagctgaggtgggagactctgtccataggacaacaatcagtcgtatattgcacaaatctggcctttatggaagagtggcaagaagaaagacatttcttaaagatagagacacaccaaacatgtggaagaaggtgctctggtcagatgaaaccaaaattgaactttttggcaacaatgcaagacgttatgtttggcgtaaaagcaacacagctcatcaccctgaacgcaccatccccactgtcaaacatggtggtggcagcatcatggtttgggcctgcttttcttcagcagggacagggaagatggttaaaattgatgggaagatggatggagccaaatactggaccattctggaagaaaacctgatggagtctgaaaaagacctgagactgggacggagatttgtcttccaacaagacaatgatccaaaacataaagcaaaatctacaatggaatggttcaaaaataaacatatccaggtgttagaatggccaagtcaaagtccagacctgaatccaatcgagaatctgtggaaagaactgaaaactgctgttcacaaatgctctccatccaacctcactgagctcgagctgttttgcaaggaggaatgggaaaaaatgtcagtctctcgatgtgcaaaactgatagagacataccccaagcgacttacagttgtaatcgcagcaaaaggtggcgctacaaagtattaacttaagggggctgaataattttgcacgcccaatttttcagtttttgatttgttaaaaaagtttgaaatatccaataaatgtcgttccacttcatgattgtgtcccacttgttgttgattcttcacaaaaaaatacagttttatatctttatgtttgaagcctgaaatgtggcaaaaggtcgcaaagttcaagggggccgaatactttcgcaaggcactgtagccctCTAGTGCAGTCAatacacaacactatgctcatcatgtcttagcaggatcagatggtgacagtgctcccagcagggtcagacagccagggaagaccagtctatgGAGCTCAAgtgaattttgcagtatattaACAATCGCATTGAATgatacaaagttccatcttgaaTTGATGGGTAGACCTACTGTAGCTATATGACCGCAACTGAAGATTAAAGttacagtctgggatctgggaataatggtcatTTCAACTATTGAACCATTGATTCTACTCTTGGATAATATAATGAATAAACGTACACTAAGGTAATTATTTGTCATGCCTCATTTTAagaggatcagatggtgacaggggtctcagcagggtcaggcagccagggaagacacGTCTGTGACAGAGGTGAGGTGAATTTTTGCACATACAACAATTCATTATCTCTGTGtagcaaacactggacaagccagatgctattttaaggcagtctgacaaacctccaaagttgatttccaaactgtttcaagggttgatagaggcttttcctgatgacacaaaacatgtcaaactaaAATGCGAGGAGGATCTGGTAGAagctattgatgatgatgaatggatacagatgTGTTAGAATGCCTAGTCATGTTCATATCATCTCAGACATAAATGATtgcagtttaagaccatccatagaatgtactatatgccagtgaaactgaattAGATGCACTCAGAAATGTCATTCCTCTCCTGGGGGTTTAAAACACACATATTTGCATATTTTATGGGCTTGTGAAGGCTGCATGGCTGAATTCTGGTAAAGAGTATGTTCTTTtttctcagcatgtctacagattctcccgTCTCACTGTTGATACCGGAGACTTATCTGAAAAACTGTGTATCCAAGCATTTATACTGGCTAAGAAATGAATTGACATTAATTGGAAGGTCGGTTATCCTCCTAcaatgtcaagttatgtatcactagatttgatttattacaagattaaggGCATGATGGGCAACTTTCATAAGGACTGgatgccttatatggaatacagtacaactaaaggagtctgtattgaaaaGATACCCACCTCAGGGGAGATACCTATTTATtccctagctgctgggctgctcagtcctAGCCCTGGGGTCTGTCGTCCTGTGGGTTGTCACGTTGTCACTCCTAATACTACCAAAACCAATTAGTGAAACATTcctaagatcctaaagctgagtggggtgCGTTGGGTTGGGGCGCTGCAGGGTGGTGGACCCCtagggacaggacagggcaacccagctatattgtgtgcaaATAAAAAGAGCTCTACAGTATTATTAGTCCTAGGAGATTAATTATATGGAGGATttgctgtttctgtgtgttaatgtatattTGAGGTGTATGTCAGTTTTTTTTTTGCTTCATTTTTTGTTTCCAAACCTTTCCCTTTGGGAATTAAACTAAATTAAAAGTGTGACCTGAGAAGGAAATTGTGTTGGGAAaagagttgagttattgactagatTGGTTGGGGTGGCAGCTCGGTCTGGCTGAAATTTGATACAGAGGATGTCTTAATAAAGACAATCAAAGTATTTTTTCAagagttgttcatttgttaggctattggttaaaggtgcaacacaatatttaTTATTGAATTACCTTTGATCTAGTTCTGTCTTATTAACCACATAAACATGTATTATTGAATTACCTTTGATCAAGTTCAGTCTTATTAACCACATAAACATATTTATTAAGGATctcttacctagcttgatgactgTGGGCATGTTTGCTTACTTTTTGTTATAGACTGGATtgtgtaaaattgcaggaaattagctttagatAGCCCCCAAAAGCTGGGGGAGGACCCCCTGACTCTCCACCAGGCTATgtccccccccacttctaaaaccaaagtgtgttgcccacttctaaaaccaaaaaCCCTGCTTCAGATTGAACACTGTGCATACCTGTTCCACCAGTTTCTTGCGGATGGTGTTGACCTTGGCCTTGATGCTCTCCTGAGCACCCTCATTTTTGGTGTCAAAGGGGGTGTTGAGTCCCAGGAAGTAGGCTAGGGAGCTGTGGTCTGGCACCCCTTCTACTTTCTCTGTGGATTAGAGAGAGAAATTAGTGGGTAAGTATACCATGTTTTACATAAATTTAGATTATATCCTTTTGATTATGTTGTCAAAAAAGGTTTAATTTGTAGATTGTCCAATATCTTTATAAATAAGTAATAGCTGAAGGAAGGAATCAATGAATGAAAAACATAAAGGACAAAAAGCAGAGTCTACCTTGTCCCTGGTCCTCAGTGCAGATGGCCTGTCCTCTGGTGAGGGAGTGGAGGGGTCTAGGATCCCCAGCTCTTGGGCTGCATTTTAACCCCTGAGCACAGTGGGCCGTGTATACCCCACAGGAGGCCCCCTTCTCCAGGGCACATGCCATGCAGCAGCCACAGCCTGGCTCCCTGAGAACCTGCTTACAGTCTGGGGAAATGGCCGGGCATTCATCCAGCTTCTCCTGGGTACAGGGGGCACAGCGAATAGGCTCCGGGCCCACCACAGGGgaagactgggccagagtggtcAGGAGGGACAATGACATCGCTGCCAGCAGGGTCAACTTCTTATATAATCCAAGCATCTCGAATCTTCAGGTGTAGAAAGACACTAAAATCTACAGTCAGGTGTAGATGTGAATTTTCTTCAAGTGCGGTCTTTAATCTTCAAGTGTAGTTTTTGCTTAGTCCTCAAGTACTTATGAGAAGCACAATATACTGTAGATCGGCATCTATAggtttccttctttctttctgaaCTGAATTCTCAGAACAAAGGAGTTGCAGTATTTATACAGAGCTCTGACCCTCAGGGAGGTTAATGTTTGAACCAGTGACTCCAGATATTAAACATTTTGGTTAGACAGCGCAGAACCAGCATTAGCTGTATTGGGTGGGTTGACctctggtagtgtgtgtagatctGAACTGGGGTTCACTGaagctgcctgcctgccctgtCATCAATATTTACTCTGGGACGAGGAGTGATTGTACAAGGTGATGTTGGAAAACATTGCAAAATCAATTCGTTGTTTTTTTGGTTTTGACCCCTCAATCgttcatactgtacatactgtatgatgtGGGGGACAAACTAATAATGGATTGATGTTAAGTTGTGCATTGAGATTCATCCTTTGGTACATGACTTACCTAAGGGTCAGAAGTTATAGGTCAGTCATGAACTGGATATGATTTGATTCTACTCTACTTTCATAAACCATATGTGTTGTTCAGCCCATGTGGTGGACTAGGGGTCATCTGCAGGGAACATAAACATGATCATCCCATCAGTTACATAACCATGCAACCATAACATGTTTGTCTGGAGAATGTATTTTTTAATTGGTCACTTCCTGGTGTAGTATTAGTTAATCACACTTTATCTACGGTTAACACTGAACACCTCTACACCCCTCCCCCATACCTTGACACACTGTTTCTCTGTGCCTCTATGATACCTCATGTTTTTCATCGCATGATGAAGCATGGTGACTTTGTGCAATGACTGGACTATTAGTCAGTGTCTCGAGACACCAACTGAAACTACCTTGTCATATGTGGATACTGGAAGGTTGTTGGGTCATTCCACGAAATGAGTTCAATATTGCATTTAACAAGCATGTTATATTAAATTAAGTGCCCTTTGATATAGACCACATGTAAAATTCAATAAATcagacttgctaaagtgccatAATTCTGTATATTGGCATGTCCCTCTGTGACTTCTAACACGtacaccctgttacccatagattaACCTAAAGTATCAGACGTAAAAGAAAATGCCTGAGCGGAGTTCCTACATTCTGTTTTCAGGGGAAAAGGAAGCTGGGTGGAATTAGCTGTATCCCTGAAAAATGTATGCATCCGTTTTTTTCCAACTCCGCTAAGtctacccatagatagacaggctagaattattttaacaataaaacatttttttgaagCTTGCATTAAATTGCCGCTcactgatgcacacacacacaagtttccATTCATCCTTTCATAAGGAAATTTATGGCTGATTTGAGATGaaatcatcaaccctgttactttattttgCACTTATTGATAGGCTCTTACTATCGGAATAGTTTTTACAGAGTTACACTACCCAAAAGGGACTAATTTTATGGAACGACTCTGTTATTTTCCCAGTCTGATGAAATGCTGGCCTTGGTAAACACAATTGGTACATTGGAGGTGTACCCTGGATAACGTCCAGATAACCTTTATTCATGTTCTTGAATCAGACACATGTATTTCTCTTGCATTGTATTGCTTTAGTGACACACAGTATGTATCATATTGCAATGATTTATTGGATGCCATTTAGTCATGTTGCAAGCCTACTCAACAACCAGCTCATATGTTGTAGCCTCCTCAATGTTGTGCATCAAATTCACCAGCCATTGTGGGAAAATATCCTCCTATAGGGATATAGTGAAGTGAGTATCATGGACAAAATTATCAAAATGTGCGTTTGATCATTATAATTGAATGTACttttgatgtacagtaccagtcaaaagtttggaaacagaGTCATTCAACGGTTTTGCtttatttgtactgttttctacattgtagaataatgttgaagacatcaacactacaaaataacacatatggtatcatATAGTAACCGAAAATagtgttatacaaatcaaaatatagccaccctttgccttaatgacagcattgcgcactcttggcattctctcaaccagcttcataaggattgctaagtgcaaaccagatgggatggcgtattgctgcagaatgctgtggtagccatgctggttaagtgggccttgaattctaaataaatcacccccacaccatcacacctcctcctccatgcgtcacggtggatttccactggtctaatgtccattgctcatgccTCTTGGCCCAAGcacgtctcttcttattattggtgtccttaactagtggtttctctgcagaaattcaaccatgtaggcctgattcacacagtctcctctgaacagttcatgtttagatgtg
This window encodes:
- the LOC139386639 gene encoding insulin-like growth factor-binding protein 1; amino-acid sequence: MLGLYKKLTLLAAMSLSLLTTLAQSSPVVGPEPIRCAPCTQEKLDECPAISPDCKQVLREPGCGCCMACALEKGASCGVYTAHCAQGLKCSPRAGDPRPLHSLTRGQAICTEDQGQEKVEGVPDHSSLAYFLGLNTPFDTKNEGAQESIKAKVNTIRKKLVEQGPCHIELHAALDKITSSQQELGEKFTNFYLPNCDKHGFYKAKQCESSLVGPHARCWCVSSWNGKKILGSNYLPGLECQLEL